In Oscillospiraceae bacterium, the DNA window ATTCGGCGACATCGATTTTGAGTTCGCCAGCCCGTGGATCATCGACGAGGCGTTTTGCGCGGGTTACGGAATCGACAAAGCGGAGTTTGAACGCACAGAGAGAAAAATCCGCCGCATGCTCTACCGGCTGCATTTCGCAGTGCTGGACACCTACATCTGGAAAGTCGAATTTAACGACGAAGAGACACATCGAAAATGCAAAAACGGCTGCAAAAAGGCGCTGGAGGAGTTAAAAACGGCGATTCATTGAAGTATCGATATTTATGATTTAAATACCCTGCCGGAGACGGCAGGGTTATGTTTTTCTAAGTCCTGATTATGGGACAGTGGGGCGTTTATACTGGTTACAGAGGCAGAAAAAGGACGGCGTGGCCTCACGGGTATAAATCTTCAACTGCCGAGGGTGAAAGGAGATCGCTTATGTTTTTGCTTATATTATTGCTGCTTCCGTTCCTTGTGCTTGCCACACTGGTAAAGAGATGTTAATATTTCGCCCAATATCGGGGTCACAGCAGCAAAGAACCGCTTTTTAGCCGGGAGTTGATTTTTTCAAGTTTCGGTGATATACTATGACAAATTGAATATTGAAAAGGCATTGACGGGGAAGAGTAGGCGTTATTGTTTTGTACAGAGAGAAGGCGGTTGGTGCGAGCCTTTTACAAAACGGGCGCGGAAAGTAGCCCCCGAGCTGTGAACCGAACGAAAGTCATATGATTTTTCAGTAGGCCTCAACGTGAATCCCAAACGTTATCATGGGAGCGATATCGGATGAAAAATTTATCCCGTATCGGCTAAGCGCGGAAGGATTCTCTTCCGAATTCAGGTGGTACCGCGGACTATCGATTTACAGTTCGCCTTGAAGCAAATTATTTGCTTCGGGGCGTTTTTTTATTTGTCAATTTGTCAATTTTGTTTGGAGGGTTTGAGGATGGAGAAAAATTACGATTTTACCATTATTGAAAAGCAGATGCAGGGTTTTTGGGCACGGGAAGAAATCTATCGTTTTGATCCGAAGGCTGGGGGTGCGCTCTATTCCATCGACACGCCGCCGCCCACGGTCAGCGGCAGTTTGCACATCGGGCATATCTTTTCGTATACGCAGGCCGAGATGATCGCACGCTTCCGGCGCATGCAGGGCTGCAACGTCTTTTACCCGTTCGGGTTCGACGACAACGGCCTGCCGACCGAACGATTGGTCGAGCGGGATGAGGGTATTATCGCCAAGGACTTGCCGCGCAGTGAATTCATTGAAAAATGCCTGATCACGACCGAGAAATACGAACGGGAATTTCGGAAACTGTGGCAGTCGCTGGGGTTTTCGGCGGACTGGAATCTGCAATATACGACCATCAGCCCCGAGGTGCGCAAAATCTCGCAGGCGTTGTTTTTGGAATTGATTAAGATGGGTAAGGCGTATTGCAAAGAGTCGCCGGTCTTATGGTGCACCGAGTGCAAAACCTCGATTGCGCAGGCCGAACTGGATACCAAAGACGTGGATTCGGCGTTCAATTACTTGCCGTTTGCCTGCGGTGACGAAGTCATTGAGGTGGCGACGACCCGTCCCGAACTGCTGTTCGGCTGCGTCTGCCTGTTCGTGAATCCGGAGGATAAACGCTATGCCCGCTTTGTCGGAAAGAACGTGCGGGTGCCGTTATACGATTACGAGATTCCGGTGATGACCGATGAAAAGGTCGGCATCGACAAGGGCACCGGCGCAGTGATGTGCGCGACGTTCGGGGACAGCACCGACGCGGAATGGGCCCGGCAATACGAGTTACCCTACCGCAAGGTGATTACGCCGGACGGGAGAATTAATGAAAACGTGCCGTTTATCGGCGGGATGAGAATCAAAACCGCAAGAAAAGAGATCATCCGGCTGCTCGCAGAGAAGGGGTTATTGCTCAAATCTGAGGACATCACCCACACGGTCGCCGTTCATGAGCGCTGCGGCACCGAGACCGAGATCATCCCATCGCGGCAGTGGTATATCGACGTGCTGTCGGGAAAAGAGCGGTTTTTGAAGGCCGCCGACGAGCTGAACTGGTATCCCGGGTCGATGAAGGGGCGCTATGTGGACTGGGTGTCGAATTTGAAATGGGACTGGTGCATCTCGCGTCAGCGCTATTTCGGCATCCCGTTCCCGGTGTGGTACTGCGAACACTGCGGAAAGCCGGTGTTCGCAACGCCTGAGCAATTACCTGTCAACCCGCTCGAGACGCCGTATCAAGGCAAATGCGAGTGCGGGTGCGAAGAATTCATCCCCGAGAGCGCGGTGCTGGATACCTGGGCAACTTCGTCGGTGACGCCGCAGATCAACGAGCGGCACGGCATCTCGCTGGTGCCAATGGCAATGCGGGCGCAGGCGCACGAGATCATCCGTACCTGGACGTTTTACACCGTCGTCCGTTCGCTGTATCACACGGGGAAACTTCCGTGGAAAGACGTGATGATCAGCGGGTTCGTGCTGGCGAAAAAGGGCGAGAAAATCAGCAAATCCAAAGCCAACAGCGAACTTGCACCGGCGAATTTGATTGCACAACACTCGGCGGACGCGATGCGTTACTGGGCGGCGAGCGCAAAACTCGGCACCGACACCTTCTTTTCGCCCGATGATCTGGCAGAGGCAAAACGCTTTCTCACAAAACTCTGGAACGCGTCGAAATTCTCGATTTCGCATTTGCAGGACATCGATCTGTCGGAAACGCCGGAATTGCTGCCGGTTGACCGATGGATATTGGCGCGGACGGGCGAGACCGTTGAAAAAGCACGGCAATATTTATATGAGTATGAGATCGGTTCGGCGCGGCATGAGATCGACGAGTTGTTTTGGAAAGATTTTTGCGACAATTACATCGAGATTGTCAAAGACCGGCTGTATCAGCCCGATATCCATGGTGAAGAAGAGCGCAGAAGCGGTCAATATGCGCTCTATCACGCACTGCTTTCGATTTTAAAACTGTACGCGCCGTATGTTCCGCACATCACGGAGGCAATTTATCTGGACTTTTTCCGTCAACATGAGGGCGTTAAATCGATTCATTTGTTGAAGTGGGAACAATCCGTAAAGACCGATGCGGAGATTCTGATGTTCGGCGAAAGTTTGAAAAAGTCGGTGGCCGAGGTGCGGAAATACAAATCCGAACACAATCTCTCGATGCGCACAGAAATCGGAGAGATGGTTGTAAGCGCGCCTGAAACGCTGCTGCCGTTTTTCAAGATGAGCGAAAAGGATCTGCTGGCTTGTTCGCGGGCGGGGAAGATTATATGCCGGGCGGAGGAATCATGATGGAATTAAAGTTGGCTAAAAGGATGTCTCAATTGAAAGCTTCCGAAATCAGAGAGATTTTGAAAGTCACCGAACGGCCGGAGATTATCTCCTTTGCGGGTGGACTGCCCGCTCCGGAATTGTTTCCCGTCGAGGAGATCAAAGAGGTAAACCGATTGGTGCTTAAAACCGAGGCGGGAAAAGCACTGCAATATACGACCACGGAAGGATATCGGCCGCTGCGGGAGTGGATTGCGAATCGTATGAACCGCAAGTTGGGAACATCTTTCGACTGCGACAATATTTTGATCACGCACGGCTCGCAGCAAGCGCTGGATTTATCGGGAAAAGTGTTTTTGGACGAGGGTGATGTGGTCATCTGTGAAAGCCCGACTTATCTCGCGGCAATCAGCGCGTTCAAGGCTTACGGATGCTCTTTTATTGAAATTTCCTCCGATGAA includes these proteins:
- a CDS encoding valine--tRNA ligase, giving the protein MEKNYDFTIIEKQMQGFWAREEIYRFDPKAGGALYSIDTPPPTVSGSLHIGHIFSYTQAEMIARFRRMQGCNVFYPFGFDDNGLPTERLVERDEGIIAKDLPRSEFIEKCLITTEKYEREFRKLWQSLGFSADWNLQYTTISPEVRKISQALFLELIKMGKAYCKESPVLWCTECKTSIAQAELDTKDVDSAFNYLPFACGDEVIEVATTRPELLFGCVCLFVNPEDKRYARFVGKNVRVPLYDYEIPVMTDEKVGIDKGTGAVMCATFGDSTDAEWARQYELPYRKVITPDGRINENVPFIGGMRIKTARKEIIRLLAEKGLLLKSEDITHTVAVHERCGTETEIIPSRQWYIDVLSGKERFLKAADELNWYPGSMKGRYVDWVSNLKWDWCISRQRYFGIPFPVWYCEHCGKPVFATPEQLPVNPLETPYQGKCECGCEEFIPESAVLDTWATSSVTPQINERHGISLVPMAMRAQAHEIIRTWTFYTVVRSLYHTGKLPWKDVMISGFVLAKKGEKISKSKANSELAPANLIAQHSADAMRYWAASAKLGTDTFFSPDDLAEAKRFLTKLWNASKFSISHLQDIDLSETPELLPVDRWILARTGETVEKARQYLYEYEIGSARHEIDELFWKDFCDNYIEIVKDRLYQPDIHGEEERRSGQYALYHALLSILKLYAPYVPHITEAIYLDFFRQHEGVKSIHLLKWEQSVKTDAEILMFGESLKKSVAEVRKYKSEHNLSMRTEIGEMVVSAPETLLPFFKMSEKDLLACSRAGKIICRAEES